Proteins co-encoded in one Arachis hypogaea cultivar Tifrunner chromosome 13, arahy.Tifrunner.gnm2.J5K5, whole genome shotgun sequence genomic window:
- the LOC112736506 gene encoding basic transcription factor 3, which yields MNREKLMKMAGSVRTGGKGTMRRKKKAVHKTTTTDDKRLQSTLKRIGVNAIPAIEEVNIFKDDVVIQFLNPKVQASIAANTWVVSGAPQTKKLQDILPNIIHQLGPDNLENLKKLAEQFQKQAPEAGAASAVAQEENDDDVPELVPGETFESAAEEAKA from the exons ATGAATCGGGAAAAATTGATGAAGATGGCCGGTTCAGTTAGAACCGGTGGAAAGGGCACAATGAGGAG AAAGAAGAAGGCTGTCCACAAGACAACCACCACAGACGACAAAAGGCTTCAGAGCACCCTCAAGAGAATAGGCGTTAACGCCATCCCCGCCATCGAGGAAGTTAACATCTTCAAGGATGATGTTGTTATCCAGTTTCTAAACCCCAAAG TTCAAGCATCCATTGCTGCTAATACTTGGGTTGTTAGTGGTGCCCCGCAAACAAAGA AGTTGCAGGATATTCTCCCCAACATTATCCACCAATTAG GACCAGATAACTTGGAAAACCTAAAGAAGCTAGCGGAACAGTTTCAGAAGCAGGCTCCTGAGGCAGGTGCTGCTTCAGCCGTGGCACAAGAGGAGAATGATGACGACGTCCCAGAGCTTGTTCCCGGGGAGACTTTTGAGTCGGCTGCTGAGGAGGCCAAGGCTTAG
- the LOC112736509 gene encoding vacuolar fusion protein MON1 homolog, whose amino-acid sequence MDYSISSASDHDAHTPPHQDSSNPETSANGGTITVQLFVEEGEVEPGEVRVTIEPGSDAAAASSSGRRAGLEVEPEAPSSPSSSGYVGERGSSSSSDTSGSPIIPIAREIEEEMSREVDDITLHGFSDAQTAWIPGKRHVDEDDASISWRKRKKHFFVLSHSGKPIYSRYGDEYKLAGFSATLQAIISFVESRGDSVKWVRAGKHQVVFLVKGPIYLVSISCTEEPYESLRGQLELIYGQILVILTKSVNRCFEKNPKFDMTPLLGGTDIVFSSLIHSFSWNPATFLHAYTCLPLAYATRQAAGAILQDIADSGVLFAILMCRHKVISLVGAQKASLHPDDMLLLANFVMSSESFRTSESFSPVCLPRYNPSAFLYAYIHYFDADTYLMLLTTSSDAFYHLKDCRVRVELVLLKSNVLSEVQRSLLDGGMHVGDLPPIAQSGSSQLGPHRLPSDSPERFLEPNSAIDCPAGLWHFIYFSIYLDQYVSSEFPPSIKTPQQQKRLYRAYQKLFASMHDNGIGLHKTQFRRDENYVLLCWVTQDFELYAAFDPLADKASAIKTCNRVVQWIKDVENEIFLLGASPFSW is encoded by the exons ATGGACTACTCAATCTCTTCCGCCTCCGACCACGACGCCCATACTCCGCCGCATCAGGATTCTTCCAACCCTGAAACCTCCGCAAACGGCGGAACCATCACTGTTCAGCTGTTCGTGGAGGAAGGTGAGGTTGAACCGGGAGAGGTCCGAGTCACTATCGAACCCGGTTCAGACGCCGCTGCTGCGTCTTCCTCGGGGAGGAGGGCCGGTTTGGAGGTCGAACCGGAAGCTCCATCGAGCCCTAGCAGCAGCGGTTACGTCGGCGAGAGAggaagcagcagcagcagcgaCACCAGCGGTTCGCCAATTATACCGATCGCGCGCGAAATTGAAGAGGAGATGAGTAGGGAAGTTGATGATATCACACTCCATGGATTCTCCGACGCCCAAACGGCGTGGATTCCTGGAAAACGACATGTCGATGAG GATGATGCTTCCATTTCttggagaaaaaggaagaagcatTTCTTTGTTCTCAGTCATTCTGGCAAGCCAATATACTCTAG GTATGGAGATGAGTATAAGCTTGCAGGATTTTCAGCGACTTTGCAGGCAATCATTTCCTTTGTAGAGAGCAG gGGTGATTCTGTGAAATGGGTGAGGGCTGGAAAGCATCAG GTTGTTTTTCTTGTGAAAGGGCCAATTTATTTGGTCAGCATCAGCTGTACAGAAGAACCTTATGAGTCATTAAGGGGGCAGTTGGAGCTAATTTATGGTCAG ATACTTGTTATACTAACAAAATCAGTAAACAGATGCTTCGAGAAGAACCCAAAGTTTGATATGACACCCTTGCTCGGTGGAACAGACATTGTCTTTTCCTCTCTAATCCATTCCTTCAGTTG GAATCCTGCTACATTTCTTCATGCCTATACTTGTCTTCCTCTAGCATATGCAACAAGGCAAGCTGCAGGTGCTATCTTGCAAGACATTGCCGATTCAGGTGTTTTGTTTGCAATTCTGATGTGCCGGCACAAG GTAATCAGTCTTGTTGGTGCTCAGAAAGCTTCCCTTCATCCAGATGATATGCTGCTGCTGGCCAACTTTGTTATGTCATCAGAATCCTTTAG GACATCAGAGTCGTTTTCTCCCGTTTGCCTTCCAAGATATAATCCTTCAGCATTTTTGTACgcttatatccattattttgat GCTGACACATACTTGATGCTGCTAACCACTAGTTCAGATGCATTTTATCATCTTAAAGATTGCAG GGTTCGTGTTGAATTGGTCCTTTTGAAGTCAAATGTTCTTAGTGAAGTTCAGAGATCTTTGCTGGATGGGGGAATGCATGTTGGGGATCTTCCACCCATAGCTCAGTCTGGTTCATCTCAGTTGGGCCCGCACAGGCTTCCATCTGATTCTCCTGAAAGATTCCTGGAACCTAATTCCGCCATTGACTGTCCTGCAGGGTTGTGGCATTTTATATACTTTAGTATATATCTGGATCAATATGTCTCTTCAGAGTTTCCACCATCCATTAAAACACCTCAGCAGCAAAAAAG ACTGTATAGAGCTTACCAGAAACTTTTTGCATCCATGCATGATAATGGTATTGGACTGCACAAAACTCAATTTCGGAGAGATGAAAACTACG TTCTTCTCTGTTGGGTGACACAAGATTTTGAGCTGTATGCTGCCTTTGATCCCCTTGCGGACAAG GCATCGGCAATAAAGACATGCAACCGTGTTGTTCAATGGATAAAAGATGtggaaaatgaaatttttttgctAGGAGCGAGCCCCTTTTCATGGTGA
- the LOC112736510 gene encoding large ribosomal subunit protein uL11, with protein MPPKFDPSQVVDVYVRVTGGEVGAASSLAPKIGPLGLSPKKIGEDIAKETAKDWKGLRVTVKLTVQNRQAKVSVVPSAAALVIKALKEPERDRKKTKNIKHNGNISLDDVIEIARVMRPRSMAKELGGTVKEILGTCVSVGCTVDGKDPKDLQEEITDGDVEVPQD; from the coding sequence ATGCCGCCAAAGTTCGATCCATCTCAAGTCGTCGACGTCTACGTCCGCGTCACCGGAGGAGAAGTCGGCGCCGCCAGTTCCCTCGCCCCTAAGATCGGTCCACTCGGTCTCTCTCCAAAGAAGATCGGAGAAGACATCGCTAAAGAAACCGCGAAGGATTGGAAGGGTCTCCGAGTGACCGTGAAGCTCACGGTTCAGAACCGTCAGGCGAAGGTGTCCGTCGTGCCGTCCGCCGCCGCGCTAGTCATCAAGGCACTCAAGGAGCCGGAGCGTGACCGGAAGAAGACGAAGAACATCAAGCATAACGGGAACATCTCGCTTGATGACGTCATCGAGATTGCTAGGGTTATGAGGCCGAGGTCGATGGCCAAGGAGCTCGGCGGCACTGTGAAGGAGATCTTGGGAACTTGCGTCTCCGTCGGGTGCACGGTGGACGGTAAGGACCCtaaggatttgcaggaggagatTACTGATGGTGATGTCGAAGTGCCTCAGGATTGA